In Chaetodon auriga isolate fChaAug3 chromosome 7, fChaAug3.hap1, whole genome shotgun sequence, a genomic segment contains:
- the trappc4 gene encoding trafficking protein particle complex subunit 4 has protein sequence MVIFSVYVVNKAGGLIYQYDNYVPRAEAEKTFSYPLDLVLKHHDEKVVVSFGQRDGIRVGHAVLSINGVDVLGKNTAEGKDILEYLKDPSNYPVSIRFGRARLSSNEKLMLASMFHSLFAIGSQLSPDVGSSGIEMLETDVFKLHCFQTLTGIKFIVLADPRQSGIDALLRKIYEIYSDFALKNPFYSLEMPIRCELFDQNLKSALEIAEKAGNFGAGS, from the exons ATGGTGATCTTCAGTGTGTATGTTGTTAACAAAGCTGGAGGTTTAATTTACCAATATGACAATTATGTCCCCAGGGCGGAAGCCGAGAAAACATTCAGTTATCCTTTAGATTTAGTGCTCAAGCATCACGATGAAAAGGTCGTGGTGTCATTTGGACAGCGAGACGGAATCAGAG TGGGCCATGCAGTGCTGTCCATCAATGGAGTGGATGTGCTCGGTAAGAACACAGCAGAAGGAAAGGACATCCTTGAATACCTGAAGGATCCCTCAAATTACCCAGTGTCCATTCGCTTTGGACGGGCACGCCTGAGCTCCAATGAGAAGCTGATGCTGGCATCTATGTTCCATTC GTTGTTTGCTATCGGCTCACAGCTGTCCCCTGACGTTGGTAGTTCAGGGATTGAGATGCTGGAAACAGACGTCTTCAAGCTCCACTGTTTCCAGACTCTGACAG GGATAAAGTTCATCGTGCTGGCGGACCCCCGGCAATCTGGCATTGATGCGCTATTGAGGAAAATTTATGAGATCTATTCAGATTTTGCCCTCAAGAACCCGTTCTATTCTCTGGAAATGCCCATCAG GTGTGAACTCTTTGATCAGAATCTGAAGAGTGCACTGGAGATCGCAGAGAAAGCTGGCAACTTTGGAGCTGGATCTTGA
- the slc37a4a gene encoding glucose-6-phosphate exchanger SLC37A4a: protein MATQSYGYYRATIFLAMFVGYTLYYFNRKTFSFVMPSLMQEIKLDKDDLGMITSSQSLAYAISKFISGVLSDQISARWLFSIGLCMVGGINVVFSWSSTVAVFSALWFLNGLGQGLGWPPCGRVLRKWFEPSQFGTWWSVLSCSMNLAGSLGPIIATVLAQSYSWRTILSVSGMICVVVSFVCLLLIKNEPKDVGLPNIETAAKKSKGGSSSDDSTLSEFLLSPYLWLLSVSYLVVFGVKTVCTDWGQLFLIQDKGQSTLMGSSYMSALELGGLLGSLAAGFLSDKAVAKQGMRIYGNPRHFILICMMAGMFVSMYLFRVTVTPDSSKMWILSLGAAFGFSSYGPIALFGVIANESAPSNYCGTSHAIVALMANLGGFLSGLPFSTIAKHHGWEMAFWVAEITCGVTTIGFFLLRNIRTKMGRVPKKAD, encoded by the exons ATGGCTACACAAAGTTATGGATACTACAGAGCCACTATATTTCTGGCCATGTTTGTCGGCTACACGCTGTACTACTTTAACAGAAAGACTTTCTCCTTTGTGATGCCTTCTCTAATGCAAGAAATTAAGCTGGATAAGGATGACCTGG GCATGATCACCAGCAGTCAGTCCTTGGCTTACGCTATCAGTAAGTTCATCAGTGGTGTGCTTTCGGACCAGATCAGTGCCCGCTGGCTCTTCTCCATTGGCCTGTGCATGGTGGGAGGCATCAATGTGGTCTTCTCCTGGTCCTCCACCGTCGCTGTCTTCTCTGCCCTGTGGTTTCTCAACGGTCTGGGCCAGGGCCTCGGCTGGCCTCCCTGCGGAAGGGTGCTGCGCAAG TGGTTCGAGCCCTCTCAGTTTGGGACATGGTGGTCAGTCCTCTCCTGCAGCATGAACCTGGCTGGCAGCTTGGGCCCCATTATTGCCACGGTGCTGGCCCAGAGTTACAGCTGGAGGACGATACTGTCTGTGTCTGGGATGATCTGTGTGGTGGTATCCTtcgtctgtctgctgctcatcaAGAATGAGCCAAAGGATGTGGGGTTGCCCAATATAGAGACAGCAGCCAAGAAGAGCAAAGGAG GATCCTCCAGTGATGACAGCACACTGTCTGAGTTCCTGCTGTCACCCTACCtgtggctgctgtctgtgtccTACCTGGTGGTGTTCGGGGTGAAGACGGTGTGCACCGACTGGGGTCAGCTGTTTCTCATTCAGGACAAGGGCCAGTCTACACTCATGG GTAGCTCATACATGAGTGCCCTGGAGCTTGGAGGCCTGTTGGGCAGTCTGGCTGCAGGTTTCCTCTCTGACAAGGCTGTGGCCAAA CAAGGCATGAGAATCTACGGCAATCCTCGTCATTTCATCCTGATCTGCATGATGGCTGGAATGTTTGTATCCATGTACCTGTTCAGAGTCACGGTTACTCCTGACAGCTCAAAG ATGTGGATCCTCAGCTTGGGTGCTGCTTTCGGTTTCTCCTCTTATGGACCAATAGCATTGTTTGGAGTTATAGCCAATGAGAGCGCCCCATCCAACTACTGCGGGACATCACATGCCATTGTTGCCCTGATGGCCAACC TTGGTGGTTTCCTGTCTGGACTACCATTCAGCACTATTGCCAAGCACCACGGCTGGGAGATGGCCTTCTGGGTAGCGGAGATCACCTGCGGCGTCACCACTATTGGATTCTTCCTGCTGCGCAACATCCGAACCAAGATGGGTCGTGTGCCCAAGAAGGCTGACTAA
- the cfap45 gene encoding cilia- and flagella-associated protein 45, which translates to MKLGSSSMTSRSSSYTRRYRKRAPISDVDETLFASPPVSSQVEKHGKSPSKDKNESQKNKDKETVQIITKDLIRNLRIPSKDPSGESIILPSAEFERIKSEAQVLTKEEREALKEAYQRKKEEEIKAAEESKRQLFEADLSRKKNQALTELELEAQDRAQGLVERARELRMEEEDEVKKLNKLILGAQCQATLDAQIQEKKQIQGELLDEEKRLDDMMEVERRKALETEEQIDELRKDQRIRWMQQINNQIQERLEDQKMQEQMKEYESQQIRENQEKMNMEDLKALEMKRIEQQHLQEEIMKINAETTQAKEQRREEEKLADMRDMEYIRNKMEREAEYEAEQRRIKKEKELEIASLRTRLEKAKDYKAEQDELRARRNQESANREWRRKEKELAAKKAQEQAMLKAAYLEQVRCKDHLLSIEAGREKAEFERVLKAQQDAIVKQKEEEEKRRQKAYLRAEALRHQVRERELSAIAKRREISEEANRLNEEARQRRMRLDEIKEKKLKELRASGLSEKYCTEVERKARDVVP; encoded by the exons ATG AAACTCGGATCCAGCTCCATGACTTCCAGGAGCAGCTCATATACCCGTCGGTACCGCAAACGGGCTCCCATCTCCGATGTGGATGAAACCCTATTTGCAAGTCCACCG GTATCATCACAGGTCGAGAAACATGGGAAGTCACCTTCCAAAGACAAGAATGAGTCtcagaagaacaaagacaaagagactgTCCAAATCATCACCAAAGACCTCATTCGCAATCTAAG GATCCCATCCAAGGATCCTTCAGGAGAGTCCATCATTCTCCCTTCAGCTGAGTTTGAGCGGATCAAATCGGAGGCCCAGGTTCTCAccaaggaggagagggaggcccTGAAGGAGGCTtatcagaggaagaaagaagaggaaatt aaagctgcagaggaaagcaAGCGTCAGCTCTTTGAGGCAGACCTGTCCCGTAAGAAGAACCAGGCTCTGactgagctggagctggaggcccAGGACCGTGCGCAGGGCTTGGTGGAGCGGGCCAGAGAGCtaaggatggaggaagaggatgaggtcAAAAAGCTCAACAAG CTGATTCTGGGTGCTCAGTGTCAGGCCACACTTGACGCCCAGATCCAGGAGAAGAAGCAGATCCAGGGGGAGCTGTTAGACGAGGAGAAGCGTCTGGATGACATGATGGAGGTGGAACGCCGCAAGGCCTTGGAGACTGAGGAGCAGATTGATGAGCTGCGCAAAGACCAGAGGATCCG CTGGATGCAGCAAATTAACAACCAGATCCAGGAACGTCTGGAGGACCAGAAAATGCAGGAGCAGATGAAAGAGTATGAGAGCCAGCAGATCCGAGAGAACCAGGAGAAAATGAACATGGAGGACCTCAAG GCCCTGGAGATGAAGAGGATTGAGCAACAGCATCTGCAGGAGGAGATCATGAAAATCAATGCCGAGACCACGCAGGccaaggagcagaggagagaggaagagaagctgGCTGACATGAGAGATATGGAATACATCCGAAACAAGATG GAGCGAGAGGCAGAAtatgaagcagagcagagacgaatcaagaaggagaaggagctggagatcGCCAGTCTGAGAACTCGGCtagaaaaagcaaaagactACAAGGCAGAGCAG GATGAGCTCCGAGCTCGGAGGAACCAAGAAAGTGCAAacagagagtggaggaggaaagagaaggagctgGCTGCAAAGAAAGCGCAGGAGCAGGCGATGCTGAAAGCAGCTTACCTGGAGCAGGTTCGCTGCAAAGACCACTTGCTGTCAATTGAGGCTGGCCGGGAGAAGGCAGAGTTTGAGCGGGTGCTGAA GGCGCAACAGGACGCGATCGTcaaacagaaggaggaagaggagaagcgGCGTCAGAAAGCGTACCTTCGGGCAGAAGCCCTGCGACATCAGGTGAGGGAACGGGAGCTGTCAGCCATAGCGAAGCGCAGGGAGATCTCGGAGGAGGCTAATCGGTTGAATGAGGAGGCCCGGCAGAGACGTATGCGCCTCGATGAGATCAAAGAGAAGAAGCTGAAAGAGCTCAG GGCTTCAGGGCTCTCTGAaaaatactgcactgaagtgGAAAGGAAGGCCCGGGACGTCGTACCCTGA